In Chryseobacterium lactis, a single genomic region encodes these proteins:
- a CDS encoding M28 family peptidase, which translates to MKKIANLSLLILGVTFLSGQAKEDSVQFKRISTEILNNGKGYHELKELTKGIGNRLSGSEAYEKSVQWAAQKLRDAGADKVWLQEVMIPVWIRGKESLHIKTSGGNWKNIKMLSLGNSEGTGGKDVSGEIIMVKSLEEYDKLPAERVKNKIVFFNYPFNQEHVQTFIAYREAGAYRRTAASLTAKKGGKFAIIRSLSSAFDDVPHTGNMRYDENISKIPAITIGNTSADELEAILKTQQVTAKLNSNCGMKGEKSSHSVIGEITGKKDQSVIVVGGHLDSWDVGEGAHDDGAGIVQSIEVIRTFKKLGLQNNHTIRAVCFANEENGTKGGKQYGKVAKENNEKHLFAIESDAGGFSPRGISLEMDDPQRKQIQSWGNLFLPYGVYNFEGKYSGSDIAPLHEMGVPAAELVPDPQRYFDIHHTAEDTFEKVNRRELLLGSTVMTQLIYMIDKNW; encoded by the coding sequence ATGAAGAAGATTGCAAACTTATCGTTATTAATTTTAGGAGTAACCTTTTTATCCGGTCAGGCCAAAGAAGACTCTGTACAATTCAAAAGAATTTCTACCGAAATCCTGAATAACGGAAAGGGATACCACGAACTGAAAGAGCTTACAAAAGGCATCGGAAACCGTTTAAGCGGTTCAGAAGCTTATGAAAAATCCGTACAATGGGCAGCTCAGAAACTTCGTGATGCCGGAGCTGATAAAGTATGGCTTCAGGAAGTGATGATCCCGGTCTGGATAAGAGGAAAAGAATCCTTACACATCAAAACTTCCGGTGGTAACTGGAAAAATATAAAAATGCTTTCCCTTGGAAATTCTGAGGGAACCGGCGGAAAAGATGTTTCAGGCGAAATCATCATGGTAAAGTCATTGGAAGAATATGACAAACTTCCCGCAGAAAGGGTGAAAAATAAAATTGTTTTCTTCAACTATCCTTTTAACCAGGAACATGTGCAGACTTTCATTGCCTATCGTGAAGCCGGCGCTTACAGAAGAACCGCAGCTTCTCTGACGGCCAAAAAAGGTGGAAAATTTGCCATTATAAGATCTCTTTCTTCCGCATTTGACGATGTTCCCCATACCGGAAATATGCGTTATGATGAAAATATTTCTAAAATACCTGCCATCACCATCGGAAATACTTCAGCTGATGAACTGGAAGCGATATTAAAGACTCAGCAGGTCACTGCAAAGCTCAATTCCAACTGTGGAATGAAAGGTGAAAAAAGCTCCCATTCTGTGATTGGTGAAATTACAGGCAAAAAAGACCAAAGCGTCATTGTTGTAGGAGGTCATTTGGATTCATGGGACGTTGGTGAAGGAGCGCATGATGATGGTGCCGGAATAGTTCAGAGCATTGAAGTCATCAGAACTTTTAAAAAATTAGGATTACAAAATAACCATACGATCAGAGCTGTTTGTTTTGCCAATGAAGAAAATGGAACAAAAGGTGGCAAACAATATGGAAAAGTCGCTAAAGAAAATAACGAAAAACATCTTTTTGCTATAGAATCAGATGCAGGCGGATTTTCTCCGCGAGGCATTTCCCTTGAAATGGATGATCCCCAAAGGAAACAGATCCAAAGCTGGGGTAATCTGTTTTTACCTTATGGTGTTTATAATTTTGAAGGAAAATATTCAGGCTCGGATATTGCGCCACTTCACGAAATGGGTGTACCAGCAGCAGAGCTTGTACCGGATCCGCAGCGTTATTTTGATATTCATCACACGGCTGAAGATACTTTTGAAAAAGTCAACCGGAGAGAATTGCTCCTGGGCTCAACTGTGATGACACAACTTATTTATATGATTGATAAAAATTGGTAA
- a CDS encoding M28 family peptidase produces the protein MKKIFIILPLFLSGFLFSQKKAQKKPAGRAAIPVKLNYHKEFENISDEIMVNGKAYDNLGELTKGIGSRFSATPGYAKAVEWAEKKFKEIGINMIWRQEAKAPVWIRGKESLQIKSGNGDWKNIRMLSFGNSEGTGGKDLVGDIVLINTTSELNAMSIGQLKDKIVFVNVPMDPKIINTSDSYLLTAKSKLISASVISKTGAKALIIRSLTTANDDTPHAKMIYYEPDDKVKIPALSIGVKSADELEKILKKQKVTAKINMTAESKGDTTNPNIIAEIQGKKDSKVIVLGAQLDSWDIGEGAIDDGTGVVQCIEVLRTLKALGYENNHTIRVVLYANSENGGQGREMYAAYVKKKDEKHVFALGTDAGGYSPRGFSLDMSPQRRRLINPWKEYFLPYGIYDFDQTDAIQDISPLKKLDIPLAELVVDTQRYFDYHHSEQDTFDKVNKRELLLGAVAMTQLIFMIDKNW, from the coding sequence ATGAAAAAGATATTCATTATACTTCCACTCTTTTTGAGTGGATTTTTATTTTCTCAAAAAAAAGCCCAGAAAAAGCCTGCCGGAAGAGCAGCAATTCCTGTAAAATTAAATTATCACAAAGAATTTGAAAATATCTCGGACGAGATTATGGTCAACGGCAAGGCCTATGATAACCTTGGAGAACTCACGAAAGGCATTGGTTCCCGTTTCAGTGCAACTCCCGGTTATGCAAAAGCAGTAGAATGGGCAGAAAAAAAGTTCAAGGAAATAGGTATCAACATGATCTGGCGTCAGGAAGCTAAAGCTCCCGTCTGGATCAGAGGAAAAGAATCTTTACAAATAAAATCCGGAAACGGAGACTGGAAGAACATAAGAATGTTATCCTTCGGAAACTCTGAAGGAACAGGCGGAAAAGACCTGGTAGGTGATATTGTTTTAATTAATACCACTTCCGAGCTTAATGCGATGTCAATAGGCCAGTTAAAAGACAAAATAGTTTTCGTAAATGTTCCTATGGATCCGAAAATTATTAACACCAGTGATTCCTATCTATTGACGGCAAAATCAAAATTAATTTCGGCTTCTGTGATCTCTAAAACAGGTGCAAAAGCATTAATTATAAGATCACTAACCACCGCTAATGACGATACTCCTCATGCTAAAATGATTTATTACGAACCGGATGATAAAGTTAAAATTCCTGCTTTATCAATAGGCGTAAAATCAGCGGATGAATTGGAAAAAATACTTAAAAAACAAAAAGTTACCGCTAAAATCAACATGACTGCCGAATCAAAAGGCGACACTACAAATCCAAATATTATTGCTGAAATCCAGGGTAAAAAAGATTCTAAAGTGATTGTTTTGGGTGCTCAGCTTGATTCCTGGGATATTGGTGAAGGCGCTATTGATGACGGAACAGGAGTTGTCCAGTGCATCGAGGTTTTAAGAACATTGAAAGCACTCGGATACGAAAATAACCACACCATCCGGGTCGTATTGTACGCCAACAGTGAAAACGGAGGACAGGGACGCGAAATGTATGCCGCCTACGTGAAAAAGAAAGACGAAAAGCACGTATTCGCCTTAGGTACAGATGCCGGAGGTTATTCTCCACGAGGATTTTCTTTGGATATGTCGCCTCAAAGAAGAAGATTGATTAATCCCTGGAAAGAATATTTTCTTCCCTATGGAATTTATGATTTTGATCAAACCGATGCAATTCAGGATATTTCACCTTTAAAAAAACTTGATATCCCTCTGGCAGAGCTTGTTGTAGATACACAAAGATATTTCGATTACCATCATTCCGAACAGGATACTTTTGATAAAGTAAACAAAAGAGAGCTTTTGTTAGGAGCGGTGGCAATGACTCAATTAATTTTTATGATTGATAAAAACTGGTAG
- a CDS encoding DUF1015 domain-containing protein yields the protein MPVFKPFRGIRPHRDIESTFPTHPLDNFTQEEIAEKAQVENTYINMIKPYVVSKSKDIDRNLRKIRSTFEELLEEKKLVQDNSAYYLYEQIYPNKQVFRGLLGLASIEDFWNGKIKRHESTIPQKKENLAHYLEKVNLQAEPVLLTYPANSKIELLMNHEEKNVPIFNHTDSIGIRHKIWRIDNRLKLQQFKEVIDQIDSFYIADGHHRIGSTALNAKRHKDKNKRHNGTELYNFVYSFIVSNQSIKIHDYNRILHDLNGLSTEEFLKKLDHYFLIHEKGETPYYPSQKFHISMYMDGKFYSLHVKHDLRSKEMSLDNLDHHLLDKYIFKDILKIEDPDSSEQISYVKGTSNLNGINLLKEKIDSGEGKVGFGIYPVSFNDMIKISDLKLSMPPKCTFIEPKLITALLMYDMKP from the coding sequence ATGCCTGTTTTTAAACCTTTCCGTGGAATAAGACCTCATAGAGATATTGAGAGTACCTTCCCTACCCATCCACTGGATAATTTTACCCAGGAAGAGATTGCTGAGAAGGCTCAAGTCGAAAATACTTACATCAACATGATTAAGCCATACGTTGTGAGTAAATCTAAAGATATTGACCGGAACTTACGAAAGATCCGATCTACATTTGAAGAACTTCTGGAGGAAAAAAAATTAGTCCAGGACAATTCTGCCTACTATCTTTATGAGCAGATCTACCCCAACAAACAGGTTTTCAGAGGACTTCTGGGATTAGCAAGCATCGAAGATTTCTGGAATGGAAAAATTAAAAGGCACGAAAGTACCATTCCCCAGAAAAAAGAAAATCTGGCTCATTACCTTGAAAAAGTAAATCTTCAGGCAGAACCTGTATTGCTTACTTATCCCGCCAATTCAAAAATTGAATTGCTGATGAACCATGAGGAAAAAAATGTTCCTATTTTCAATCACACAGACTCTATCGGGATCAGACACAAAATCTGGAGAATAGACAACCGTTTGAAACTACAACAGTTTAAAGAAGTAATTGACCAGATTGATTCATTTTATATTGCAGACGGACACCATAGAATCGGATCTACAGCATTGAATGCAAAACGTCATAAAGACAAAAACAAGAGACATAACGGCACGGAGCTTTACAACTTTGTATACAGTTTTATTGTTTCTAACCAGTCTATTAAAATTCATGACTACAACAGGATTTTACATGACCTGAACGGTCTTTCCACTGAAGAGTTCCTAAAAAAACTTGATCACTACTTCCTGATCCATGAAAAAGGAGAAACTCCTTATTATCCATCTCAGAAATTCCATATTTCAATGTATATGGACGGTAAGTTCTACTCACTACACGTAAAACATGACCTTCGTTCCAAAGAAATGTCTCTGGATAATCTGGATCACCACCTTTTAGACAAATATATTTTTAAAGATATCTTAAAAATTGAAGATCCGGACAGTTCGGAACAAATATCTTACGTAAAAGGAACTTCCAACCTTAACGGAATCAATCTTTTAAAAGAAAAAATCGATAGTGGTGAAGGTAAGGTAGGCTTTGGGATTTATCCTGTGAGTTTTAATGATATGATTAAAATTTCAGATTTAAAATTAAGTATGCCGCCAAAATGTACATTTATTGAACCAAAATTGATTACAGCACTGTTAATGTACGACATGAAACCTTAA
- a CDS encoding D-2-hydroxyacid dehydrogenase, whose protein sequence is MKVLANDGISKAGERVLKEAGINILDNRVAQDHVINFINDNNVDVLLVRSATKVRQDLIDACPGLKIIGRGGIGMDNIDVEYAKSKGIKVINTPTASSKSVAELVFGHFLSLARFLHESNRLMPLEGETHFNAMKKSFSNAYELSGKTLGVIGFGSIGQEVLKIGIALGMKVKVLTRNPKTKVLTLNFFDGQAVNFEINSTNDMDEFLKDTDFISINTPKTTGYIIDTPQFEKMKDGVYIVNTARGGVINEVTLIDFIESGKVAGAALDVFENEPSPELPLLMNPALSLSPHVGGNTVDAQEKIGIELAEQIIKLQKETIR, encoded by the coding sequence ATGAAAGTTTTAGCAAACGATGGAATTTCAAAAGCAGGAGAACGGGTTTTAAAAGAAGCCGGAATTAATATCCTGGACAATAGAGTGGCCCAGGATCACGTTATTAATTTTATCAACGATAATAATGTGGACGTTCTCCTTGTAAGAAGTGCAACGAAAGTAAGACAAGATCTGATCGATGCATGTCCAGGCCTTAAAATCATCGGAAGAGGTGGTATCGGAATGGATAATATTGATGTTGAATATGCAAAAAGCAAAGGAATAAAAGTAATCAATACCCCTACTGCATCTTCAAAATCAGTTGCAGAATTGGTATTCGGACATTTCCTTTCCCTGGCAAGATTCCTTCACGAATCAAACAGACTTATGCCATTGGAAGGAGAAACCCATTTCAATGCCATGAAAAAGTCATTCAGCAATGCATATGAGCTTTCAGGAAAAACATTAGGAGTAATCGGCTTTGGAAGTATTGGCCAGGAAGTCTTGAAAATAGGAATCGCTTTAGGAATGAAAGTAAAAGTTCTGACAAGAAATCCAAAAACAAAAGTTCTCACGCTGAACTTTTTTGATGGACAGGCTGTCAATTTTGAAATCAATTCTACCAATGATATGGATGAATTTCTCAAAGACACGGACTTCATCAGTATCAATACTCCTAAAACGACTGGATATATTATAGATACCCCTCAGTTTGAAAAAATGAAAGACGGTGTGTATATTGTCAATACTGCAAGAGGCGGAGTAATCAATGAAGTAACGCTGATCGATTTTATCGAATCAGGAAAAGTGGCCGGAGCTGCCCTGGATGTTTTTGAAAATGAACCCAGCCCGGAACTTCCTCTGTTGATGAATCCGGCATTGTCCCTATCCCCTCATGTAGGAGGAAATACGGTGGATGCGCAAGAGAAAATCGGTATCGAACTTGCAGAACAAATTATTAAGCTACAAAAAGAAACTATAAGATAA
- the serC gene encoding 3-phosphoserine/phosphohydroxythreonine transaminase, translated as MNKKHNFSAGPCILPQEVFEKSAQAILDFNGIGLSLLEISHRSKDFVAVMDEARAIVKRLMNLGDDYEVLYLGGGASLQFAMVPYNLMKVGGKAAYLDTGTWAAGAIKEAKKVGTVDVVGSSKEENYSFIPKNYTVGAEYDYFHCTSNNTIYGTQMKSFPEVDTLMVCDMSSDIFSRQLDFSKFDLIYAGAQKNMGPAGVTLVVIKKEILGKTGRENMFSILDYSQHIAKESMYNTPPVFPVYASLLTLQHLENNGGIVAAEQRNEAKAKLLYGEIDSNPLFETFCVEEDRSLMNVSFKITDESKKEEFDNAWKAAGISGLNGHRSLGGYRASLYNALPIESVQVLVDVMKSIK; from the coding sequence ATGAACAAAAAGCACAACTTCAGCGCAGGGCCATGTATTTTACCACAAGAAGTATTTGAAAAATCGGCACAGGCTATCTTAGATTTTAACGGAATCGGACTATCTCTTCTTGAAATTTCTCACAGAAGTAAAGATTTCGTTGCTGTAATGGACGAAGCACGTGCGATTGTAAAAAGATTAATGAATCTTGGAGATGACTATGAAGTTCTTTATTTAGGAGGTGGTGCAAGCCTGCAATTTGCAATGGTTCCTTACAACCTGATGAAAGTAGGTGGAAAAGCAGCTTACCTGGATACAGGTACATGGGCAGCCGGAGCTATTAAAGAAGCAAAAAAAGTAGGAACAGTAGATGTAGTAGGATCTTCAAAAGAAGAAAACTATTCTTTTATTCCTAAAAATTATACTGTTGGTGCAGAATACGATTATTTCCACTGTACTTCCAACAACACAATTTACGGAACTCAAATGAAATCTTTCCCTGAAGTAGATACCCTGATGGTTTGTGATATGAGTTCTGATATTTTCTCAAGACAGCTGGATTTCTCTAAATTTGATTTGATCTATGCCGGAGCTCAGAAAAATATGGGACCTGCAGGGGTAACTTTAGTGGTGATTAAAAAAGAGATTTTGGGTAAAACAGGAAGAGAAAACATGTTCTCTATATTGGATTATTCTCAGCATATTGCTAAAGAATCAATGTACAATACTCCACCTGTATTCCCGGTATATGCATCTTTACTGACTCTTCAGCATCTTGAAAATAATGGTGGCATTGTTGCTGCAGAACAAAGAAATGAAGCTAAAGCAAAGCTTCTGTATGGTGAAATCGACAGCAATCCGCTATTCGAAACATTCTGTGTGGAGGAAGATCGTTCTTTAATGAATGTTTCTTTCAAAATTACGGATGAAAGTAAAAAAGAAGAATTTGATAACGCATGGAAAGCTGCTGGTATCAGTGGATTAAACGGACACAGAAGCTTAGGCGGATACAGAGCCAGCCTATACAATGCCTTGCCAATTGAAAGCGTACAGGTTTTGGTGGATGTCATGAAATCTATCAAATAA
- a CDS encoding 4Fe-4S binding protein: protein MAIKITDECINCGACEPECPNNAIYEGAVDWKASEGTALQGTITLPSGLTVDAEAPQEPVSDDVYFIVTDKCTECKGFHEEPQCAAVCPVDCCVPDEDHVESEEALLNKKAFLHGE from the coding sequence ATGGCTATTAAAATAACTGATGAATGCATTAACTGTGGGGCCTGTGAACCGGAATGCCCAAATAATGCAATATATGAAGGAGCCGTAGATTGGAAAGCTTCAGAAGGCACTGCCCTTCAGGGTACAATAACTCTTCCTTCAGGACTTACTGTAGATGCTGAGGCGCCTCAGGAGCCGGTAAGTGATGACGTATATTTTATTGTAACCGATAAATGTACAGAATGTAAAGGATTCCATGAAGAACCACAATGTGCCGCTGTATGTCCTGTAGACTGCTGTGTGCCTGATGAAGATCATGTAGAATCAGAAGAAGCACTGCTTAATAAAAAAGCATTCTTACACGGCGAATAA
- a CDS encoding acyl-CoA reductase, with protein MNTENQVLGLIKLSDYIKAFLAKKPKEQNEDDVNIELLLKKSEIENPWFTVDNQKFALLQWSDLLTEENIKNWLKNYSISKISKRVGLILAGNIPLVGFHDVISVVLSNHIPVIKLSSKDKRLIPFLLNKWKEFSDDNVAFEFVEKLENFDAVIATGSNNTARYLEYYFKNHLNIIRKNRTSVAVLKGDETNEELQLLANDIFQYFGLGCRNVTRIFIPQDFVIDRLFENFLNFQDIINHNKYANNYDYNRAVYLLNQDKFWDNNFVMLKEDEKLFSPLSVINFSRYESLDDVKNFMAENEEDIQCIVAKNELELNSIEFGEAQNPGLDTYADNVDTMKFLELV; from the coding sequence ATGAATACCGAAAATCAAGTTTTAGGACTTATTAAATTAAGTGACTATATAAAAGCGTTTTTAGCGAAAAAACCGAAAGAACAGAATGAAGATGATGTTAATATTGAATTATTATTAAAGAAGTCTGAAATAGAGAATCCGTGGTTTACAGTTGATAATCAGAAATTTGCTTTATTGCAATGGTCTGATCTTCTGACTGAAGAGAATATTAAAAACTGGTTGAAAAATTATTCCATCTCGAAGATTTCGAAAAGAGTAGGACTGATTTTAGCGGGAAATATTCCTTTAGTAGGATTTCATGACGTTATTTCTGTGGTTTTAAGTAACCATATTCCTGTGATTAAGCTGTCTTCAAAAGATAAACGACTGATTCCTTTTCTGTTAAATAAATGGAAGGAGTTTTCTGATGACAATGTAGCATTTGAATTTGTAGAAAAATTAGAAAATTTTGATGCCGTAATCGCTACTGGAAGTAACAATACTGCCCGATATCTGGAGTATTATTTTAAAAATCATCTCAATATTATCCGCAAAAACAGAACTTCTGTGGCTGTTTTAAAGGGTGATGAGACAAATGAAGAATTACAGTTGTTGGCCAATGATATTTTCCAGTATTTTGGACTGGGATGTAGAAATGTAACGAGAATTTTTATTCCTCAGGATTTTGTCATCGACCGATTATTTGAAAATTTCCTGAATTTCCAGGATATTATCAACCACAATAAGTATGCGAATAATTATGATTATAACAGAGCGGTTTATCTTTTGAACCAGGATAAGTTCTGGGATAATAATTTTGTGATGCTGAAGGAAGATGAAAAATTGTTCAGTCCGCTTTCTGTAATTAATTTCAGCAGGTATGAATCATTGGACGATGTTAAAAACTTTATGGCTGAAAACGAAGAGGATATTCAGTGTATTGTTGCCAAAAATGAGCTGGAACTGAACTCTATAGAATTTGGCGAAGCTCAGAATCCAGGCCTTGATACTTATGCTGATAATGTTGATACCATGAAATTTTTGGAACTGGTCTGA
- a CDS encoding peptidylprolyl isomerase, which produces MKKLFLGLAVIGAHFMFAQKVVGLQVEKPQKKEQQATISTEKVNLYNDNFQAFMAALQSSDRKTIDGLLSDKVKEIVTDDVLKKVKAGIDSNKKLEVLKAGYYKTMDGVNHPSIRYKYAGENSSKEVITAVFEEDGKILGVLPAKKDK; this is translated from the coding sequence ATGAAAAAATTATTTTTAGGACTCGCTGTTATCGGAGCGCATTTTATGTTTGCTCAGAAAGTGGTGGGTCTTCAAGTTGAGAAACCTCAGAAAAAAGAACAACAGGCTACCATAAGCACGGAAAAAGTCAATTTGTATAATGATAATTTCCAGGCGTTCATGGCTGCTCTGCAATCATCAGACCGCAAAACGATTGACGGGTTGCTTTCTGATAAAGTAAAGGAGATTGTCACAGATGATGTCCTTAAAAAAGTAAAAGCAGGTATTGATTCAAATAAAAAGCTTGAGGTTTTGAAGGCAGGATATTATAAAACAATGGACGGAGTCAATCACCCTAGTATCAGATATAAATATGCAGGAGAGAACTCTTCGAAAGAGGTTATTACGGCTGTATTTGAGGAGGATGGTAAGATTCTGGGAGTATTGCCGGCCAAGAAGGATAAATAA
- a CDS encoding Bax inhibitor-1/YccA family protein has protein sequence MMTDVLVAKSSEVDKANFYKKTYLHVALSILAFIGVETILLKIVPAELIAMMFGQRYIWLLIIGVFWLASILASKWSLSQSKSTQYLGLGFYIVLEAVIFMPLLFIAVNMTGGPNVIFQAATLTVAMFAGISAVAFTSKRDFSFLRNIIVIGGFISIGLIVGGMLFGFNLGLWFSVGMVILASATILYQTSKLKDSYGTNQYVGAALQLFASIMLLFWYILNILMSRRN, from the coding sequence ATGATGACAGATGTTTTAGTCGCTAAATCCTCGGAAGTGGATAAAGCGAATTTTTACAAGAAAACGTATTTGCACGTTGCCTTATCAATTCTTGCGTTTATTGGCGTTGAAACCATTTTACTGAAGATAGTTCCGGCGGAGCTTATTGCCATGATGTTCGGACAAAGATATATCTGGTTACTGATTATTGGTGTATTTTGGCTGGCTTCAATTTTAGCTTCCAAATGGTCACTTTCACAAAGTAAGTCAACACAATATTTAGGACTTGGATTTTATATCGTTCTGGAGGCGGTAATCTTTATGCCTTTGCTTTTTATCGCTGTGAATATGACCGGTGGGCCTAATGTGATTTTTCAGGCTGCTACTTTAACGGTTGCTATGTTTGCCGGGATTTCTGCGGTTGCTTTTACTTCTAAGAGAGATTTTTCTTTTTTACGAAATATCATCGTAATCGGAGGATTTATTTCCATCGGATTAATTGTTGGCGGGATGTTATTCGGTTTCAACTTAGGGCTATGGTTCTCTGTAGGAATGGTTATTCTGGCCTCAGCAACGATTTTATATCAAACAAGTAAGCTAAAAGATTCTTATGGTACCAATCAGTACGTGGGAGCAGCATTACAGCTTTTTGCATCAATTATGCTTTTATTCTGGTATATCCTGAATATATTGATGAGCAGAAGAAACTAA
- a CDS encoding DUF6952 family protein yields the protein MKLPVIRQFYQNQTPENLEKTLEVLESFSEFRGTSEEDLNVAGELITNICGALEVHANVQNGMSEKDALNSFAQKVLGSIDK from the coding sequence ATGAAATTACCGGTAATCAGACAATTTTATCAGAATCAAACTCCTGAAAATCTTGAAAAAACATTGGAAGTTCTGGAAAGTTTCAGCGAGTTCAGAGGAACAAGTGAAGAAGACCTTAACGTAGCAGGAGAATTAATTACAAATATTTGCGGAGCTCTAGAAGTTCATGCCAATGTACAAAACGGAATGAGCGAAAAAGATGCCTTAAACTCTTTTGCCCAAAAGGTTTTAGGATCTATCGACAAGTAA
- a CDS encoding thioredoxin family protein, with translation MYTELTEDTLQNIVNDNEKVVVQYGATWCGNCRIMKPKFKKLASENDSIPFLYVDAEKLPESRKLAKVDNLPTFAIFKNGELVNQVQSNQADSLINLFNELA, from the coding sequence ATGTACACAGAATTAACCGAAGATACATTACAAAATATCGTAAATGACAACGAAAAAGTAGTTGTTCAATACGGCGCAACATGGTGCGGAAACTGCAGAATCATGAAGCCGAAATTCAAAAAATTAGCGTCTGAAAATGACTCAATTCCATTTTTATATGTAGATGCTGAGAAACTTCCTGAAAGCAGAAAATTAGCAAAAGTAGATAACCTTCCCACTTTCGCCATCTTTAAAAACGGTGAATTGGTAAACCAGGTTCAATCTAACCAGGCAGATAGTTTAATTAACCTTTTTAACGAATTAGCATAA
- a CDS encoding peroxiredoxin, with amino-acid sequence MSLVGKKFPNLTIDAMSEMGDDLRINILDEAVNNQQKVLLFWYPKDFTFVCPTELHAFQEALGEFEKRNTKVIGASCDTNEVHFAWLNTPKDNGGIEGVTYPLLADTHRQLANTLGIVDQDFEYNEEGEEVFTGSNVTYRATYLIDETGKIFHEAVNDMPLGRNVKEFLRLIDAYTHVQKHGEVCPANWEEGKDAMKADRTSTAEYLAKN; translated from the coding sequence ATGTCTTTAGTAGGAAAAAAATTCCCGAATTTAACAATTGACGCAATGTCTGAAATGGGTGACGATTTAAGAATCAACATCCTTGATGAAGCAGTAAACAACCAGCAAAAAGTTCTTTTATTCTGGTATCCAAAAGATTTCACGTTCGTTTGCCCTACTGAGCTTCATGCTTTCCAGGAGGCTTTAGGTGAATTTGAAAAAAGAAACACTAAAGTAATCGGTGCATCTTGCGATACAAACGAAGTACACTTTGCTTGGTTAAACACTCCAAAAGACAATGGAGGTATCGAAGGAGTAACTTATCCGCTTTTAGCTGATACTCACAGACAATTAGCAAATACTTTAGGAATTGTAGATCAGGATTTCGAATACAATGAAGAAGGAGAAGAAGTTTTCACAGGTTCTAACGTAACTTACAGAGCGACTTACCTTATCGACGAAACTGGAAAAATCTTCCACGAAGCGGTAAACGATATGCCTCTAGGTAGAAACGTAAAAGAATTCTTAAGATTAATCGACGCTTACACTCACGTTCAAAAACACGGTGAAGTATGTCCTGCAAACTGGGAAGAAGGTAAAGATGCTATGAAAGCAGACAGAACTTCTACAGCAGAATACTTAGCGAAGAACTAA